Proteins encoded in a region of the Pseudochaenichthys georgianus chromosome 20, fPseGeo1.2, whole genome shotgun sequence genome:
- the gdap1 gene encoding ganglioside-induced differentiation-associated protein 1 isoform X1, which yields MYFKAGAEKMASETTPGTQDGTASLIKKLPEQDGHRECSSVAEQRGNQLTLYHWTQSFNSQKVRLAIAEKGLRCEEYDVSLPLSEHNEPWFMHLNPTGEVPVLLHEEQILCDPVHIMDYLELTFTEEGTPRLIPEEGSAYFIRVQHYRELLDSLQMDAYTHGCLLHPEITVDSHIPAYAATCIRTQIGNTQSELKKLAEQHPDLKDAYVAKQRRLKSKLFDHDNMKHLKKLLDELEGVMDQVETELQRRGEETPEEGGPSWLCGDFFSMADVSLAVTLHRLKFLGLSQRFWGEGTRVNLETYYERVVQRPAFRRVLGHVNNILISAVLPVAFKVARKNAPMILGTTMLIGVLGGAAYLAFLCMKRRLTVSF from the exons ATGTACTTCAAAGCTGGAGCGG agAAAATGGCGTCTGAAACCACTCCTGGAACCCAAGACGGGACAGCCTCTCTGATAAAGAAGCTTCCAGAACAAGATGGACATCGGGAATGTTCCTCAGTGGCCGAACAAAGAGGGAACCAACTCACTTTGTACCACTGGACCCAGTCCTTTAACTCCCAGAAG GTGCGTCTGGCCATCGCCGAGAAGGGTCTTCGCTGTGAGGAATACGATGTGAGCTTGCCGCTCAGCGAACACAACGAGCCGTGGTTTATGCACCTGAACCCGACCGGGGAGGTGCCCGTGCTGTTGCACGAAGAACAGATCCTCTGCGACCCCGTGCACATCATGGACTACCTGGAGCTCACCTtcactgagg aagGCACGCCCCGGCTGATCCCTGAGGAGGGCAGTGCGTACTTCATCAGGGTGCAGCACTACAGAGAGCTGCTGGACTCCCTTCAGATGGACGCCTACACCCACGGGTGCCTCCTCCACCCCGAGATCACCGTGGACTCGCACATACCGGCCTACGCTGCCACCTGCATACGGA cacAAATCGGAAACACTCAGTCTGAGCTGAAGAAGCTGGCGGAGCAGCACCCGGACCTTAAAGACGCGTACGTTGCAAAACAAAGGCGCCTGAAA TCGAAGCTGTTTGACCACGACAACATGAAGCACCTGAAGAAGCTTCTGGATGAGCTGGAGGGCGTGATGGACCAGGTGGAGACGGAGCTGCAGAGGCGCGGGGAGGAGACGCCAG AGGAAGGCGGTCCCTCCTGGCTGTGCGGAGACTTCTTCAGCATGGCCGACGTGTCTCTGGCCGTCACCCTGCACCGCCTCAAGTTCCTGGGTCTGTCCCAGCGGTTCTGGGGCGAGGGGACTCGGGTAAATCTGGAGACGTACTACGAGCGAGTGGTTCAGCGGCCGGCCTTCAGGAGGGTGCTCGGACACGTCAACAACATCCTGATCTCCGCCGTGCTTCCCGTGGCGTTCAAAGTGGCGAGGAAGAACGCCCCGATGATCCTCGGCACCACGATGCTCATCGGGGTCCTGGGAGGGGCCGCGTACCTCGCCTTTCTCTGCATGAAGAGGAGGCTGACTGTGTCCTTCTGA
- the gdap1 gene encoding ganglioside-induced differentiation-associated protein 1 isoform X2, giving the protein MASETTPGTQDGTASLIKKLPEQDGHRECSSVAEQRGNQLTLYHWTQSFNSQKVRLAIAEKGLRCEEYDVSLPLSEHNEPWFMHLNPTGEVPVLLHEEQILCDPVHIMDYLELTFTEEGTPRLIPEEGSAYFIRVQHYRELLDSLQMDAYTHGCLLHPEITVDSHIPAYAATCIRTQIGNTQSELKKLAEQHPDLKDAYVAKQRRLKSKLFDHDNMKHLKKLLDELEGVMDQVETELQRRGEETPEEGGPSWLCGDFFSMADVSLAVTLHRLKFLGLSQRFWGEGTRVNLETYYERVVQRPAFRRVLGHVNNILISAVLPVAFKVARKNAPMILGTTMLIGVLGGAAYLAFLCMKRRLTVSF; this is encoded by the exons ATGGCGTCTGAAACCACTCCTGGAACCCAAGACGGGACAGCCTCTCTGATAAAGAAGCTTCCAGAACAAGATGGACATCGGGAATGTTCCTCAGTGGCCGAACAAAGAGGGAACCAACTCACTTTGTACCACTGGACCCAGTCCTTTAACTCCCAGAAG GTGCGTCTGGCCATCGCCGAGAAGGGTCTTCGCTGTGAGGAATACGATGTGAGCTTGCCGCTCAGCGAACACAACGAGCCGTGGTTTATGCACCTGAACCCGACCGGGGAGGTGCCCGTGCTGTTGCACGAAGAACAGATCCTCTGCGACCCCGTGCACATCATGGACTACCTGGAGCTCACCTtcactgagg aagGCACGCCCCGGCTGATCCCTGAGGAGGGCAGTGCGTACTTCATCAGGGTGCAGCACTACAGAGAGCTGCTGGACTCCCTTCAGATGGACGCCTACACCCACGGGTGCCTCCTCCACCCCGAGATCACCGTGGACTCGCACATACCGGCCTACGCTGCCACCTGCATACGGA cacAAATCGGAAACACTCAGTCTGAGCTGAAGAAGCTGGCGGAGCAGCACCCGGACCTTAAAGACGCGTACGTTGCAAAACAAAGGCGCCTGAAA TCGAAGCTGTTTGACCACGACAACATGAAGCACCTGAAGAAGCTTCTGGATGAGCTGGAGGGCGTGATGGACCAGGTGGAGACGGAGCTGCAGAGGCGCGGGGAGGAGACGCCAG AGGAAGGCGGTCCCTCCTGGCTGTGCGGAGACTTCTTCAGCATGGCCGACGTGTCTCTGGCCGTCACCCTGCACCGCCTCAAGTTCCTGGGTCTGTCCCAGCGGTTCTGGGGCGAGGGGACTCGGGTAAATCTGGAGACGTACTACGAGCGAGTGGTTCAGCGGCCGGCCTTCAGGAGGGTGCTCGGACACGTCAACAACATCCTGATCTCCGCCGTGCTTCCCGTGGCGTTCAAAGTGGCGAGGAAGAACGCCCCGATGATCCTCGGCACCACGATGCTCATCGGGGTCCTGGGAGGGGCCGCGTACCTCGCCTTTCTCTGCATGAAGAGGAGGCTGACTGTGTCCTTCTGA